The Phalacrocorax carbo chromosome 2, bPhaCar2.1, whole genome shotgun sequence region GCTATGCATCACATCAGAAGAGGTTGCCTCTAAACACCTTATTTAAAGAGCGTTGTTAAAATCTCTTTACTATGTTGCTGTAGTTGGTACGTAGTATGTGGGTTTTCTTATGTGATCCACTTCTCAAACAAAGGGAAGGAGCAAAGCTGTATATGCTGTGTCCTTGTTTAGAAAGACTAGTAGAGATTCTGCAAGCCTAACTTTCATTGTCCCCACACCTAAAAACTTACCGTACTCTCAGTCAAGGTAATGTCCCTCTGGGCTTTTTTTACTAGTagaagaaaagagcagcaagagTATCTGCACAATCCCAAACTCCTATATTCACTTCAGCCATGAGGCATGTGTGTTATTttgagaggaggaaaggaaataacAGCCAAGTTTCTTATTCTGGAAAGGTAACTTAGTGGTCATGGCTCTGCTTGTTTAGCATTGAGTAGTTTGGGTTGGCCCCTTGGGCCCCACTTGTAGGATTGAACAGAAGCCACTCTGATGTTGGATTAGGTCTTTCAGATCTGTGAGTCAAACTGACTTCTTCTATGACCACATGATTGCTTACTCGTGTAGGGGAGAGAAATCTGTGGTCAAGATGGGGTAAGTTGAGGAGTAAGTTGAGAATGCTCCTGTATTATGCAGTCACACCAGATAAAGCACAGCCGGAAACCAGGTGCTGTGTGGCCGTTGCCTATACTAACAAAGCCAGACAGGATGGCATGTTCACGTGGTTGGTGAGGCAGATGCTGCCAAGAAGGGGTGCCATCCTGCTCAAGTGCTTCACCCCTGCCTCTTCTCCATCAAATTTGATTGGAACAGTAACTTTCTGACTTATATGTTGCCAGCCAAATTACCACTCTGATAAGAGTTTATTGCATGGAACTGCTCTAGCTACAGTGAGACTAATCGCTTAAGAAAAGTTGGGTTTTCTGTAGTTCTTTTGTAAGTGTCAGTGGCAAGattaaaaatgtactttataTAGTTGCCGTACTtctaatgctgctttttctgcagtattggattgagggagatggagatggTTTGCTTTCCACTGTTAGCCTTCCCCAAGAAGGTTGGCAGCCTTCTCTTTTGAGGTATTCTTGGTACAAATGAAGTAAGAGCTGCCCTTAAGCTATTTGTACCCCAAGAGGCTGCATAAATGCACTTTATTGGAAGGTCTGCACCGAGAGCAAATTCTCTTCAGGTTATAAAACATCATTTTAAGAAGGAAAGTTGTTCTTGGTAAATCAttctagaaaacaaacaaacaaaaaccctgaGTGTATTAAACCCTCATGTGAAGTGTGTTAGTTAATAGCTTTGGGTACCAAAGCTGAGGCCGAGGATTAAGCTGAGACCTGGGATTAGTAATATTTAAGAAATGTATTGGAGGAAGCATCTCTGACTTTTTTCCTAACAGTCTGGTAAAACCTGCATGCCTTAACTTTAAATGAAATAGCATAATTGTACATCTGTTATCTAGTCAGTGTAAAACCAAGGAGTCTTCAGACAGTGAGTTGTCCCTCACTagcaatgtattttaatattgttcTGCAGCCAAGCAAGTATTCAGACATAAGGAAATGTATTGTTGCAACAATAAAGCCATTACATGTTTCATTATCTTTACAAGGCAGGTGTCTTTTGCCAGATGGAGTAAAGTGACTTTTCACATGTAAAGATAAATACAGGCTTATATGAAAGTTACAAACAAACCATTTCTGCTTGAGCTTCAGTCCCCGAGCAGGGACTGGCAGGAACCTTCTGTGTCATTTGAAGCATCGTGTTGTAAAGCACTagctcagcagggctgccagtatttgcaagaaaatattaaaataattggaCCCTAAAAATCCCTGGAGATAGATGCCTGGTATTATCCAGTCACATGAAAACAGTTCTGGCAGGCACAGGAATGACAAGAGCCCATATGCATTAGCTGATGCTGACTGCTAGTCTCAGCTTTTGTGTGATGACAGCCTACCTTCTGAAATTGGTCTCAATTCTGGTTAGAGAAGCCTcagcctctgctttttcttgagAGCCTGCAGTAACCTCTGTCCTCCCTGGAGCCTAAATAAGACGTACCTTTGACAGATCATCCAAGTACCTTGCAACTAGAAAATGAAATAGCATTTGAGGAAGCAAATCCATTATTAGTAAGCAAGCGACTCTTCCTTTCAGATGGCACTCTGATGCAGCAGATCTGCAGAGTAAGAATGTATGATTTTGGCTGGAGGATGGGAGAGAATAATAATCCTGAATTTGGATAAATAATTACTCCTCCCCATTTCTGCTTCCCTACGTTACAGCTTTTAGAGgcttgttctggttttgtgtcaACATGCTGCAACAACTGCACAACTAGTTTTTATGTAGAAGAGCGACATTAGGAAATGTTCCTGTGTTACAGGTTGCCTTCCCTGATCTAAGtgtgctttttctctcccctcctgtCTCCCCCCAAGGTGGAAAAGATTCGCCAAGTCAAGGCTAAGTCACTCTACTTGCAAGTTGAAAAGTTACGTCAGAACCTAAATAAGCTGGATAACACCATTAGTGCTGTTCAGCAGGTCCTGGAGGAGGGTCGTACCATGGATATTCTTTTGGCTCGGGACCGCATGCTGGCTCAGGTGCAGGAGCTGAAGAATGTGAGAGGCCTTCTCCAGCCACAGGAAGATGACAGGATCATGTTCACTCCCCCTGACCAGGCATTGTATATGGCCATTAAATCAATGGGCTTTGTCAGCAGCGGGGCTTTTGCTCCTCTGACCAAAGCCACTGGGGAAGGCCTCAAGCGTGCACTGCAGGGCAAAGTGGCCTCTTTCACAGTGATAGGCTATGACCATGATGGTGAGCCTCGCCTTTCAGGAGGCGACATGATCTCTGCAGTGGTGATGGGCCCGGATGGAAACCTTTTCGGGGCAGACGTCAGTGATCAGCAGAATGGGACCTACCTGATCAGCTACCGTCCACAGCTAGAGGGAGAGCACCTGGTATCTGTAATGATGTGCAACCAACACATTGAGAACAGCCCCTTCAAAGTTGTGGTGAAATCTGGACGCAGCTACATTGGCATTGGGCTGCCGGGGCTGTCCTTTGGCAGTGAGGGAGACAGTGACGGCAAACTCTGCCGCCCCTGGGGGGTTAGTGTAGACAAAGAAGGCTACATCATTGTTGCTGACCGCAGTAATAACCGCATCCAGGTGTTCAAACCATGCGGGACCTTCCATCACAAGTTTGGCACGCTGGGCTCCCGGCCGGGCCAGTTTGATCGCCCTGCTGGTGTGGCCTGTGACATCTCGCGTAGGATCGTTGTGGCTGACAAGGACAATCATCGCATCCAGATCTTCACATTTGAGGGTCAGTTCATTCTGAAGTTTGGGGAGAAGGGAACAAAGAACGGGCAATTTAATTACCCATGGGATGTGGCCGTCAACACAGAGGGCAAGATCCTGGTCTCCGACACAAGGAACCATCGTGTTCAGCTGTTTGGGCCTGACGGTGTGTTTCTTAACAAGTATGGCTTTGAAGGGGCACTCTGGAAGCACTTTGATTCCCCCAGAGGTGTGACTTTCAATCACGAGGGTCACTTGGTAGTGACAGACTTCAACAACCATCGCCTTCTGGTCATCCATCCAGATTGCCAGTCAGCACGCTTTCTGGGCTCGGAGGGCACCGGGAACGGCCAGTTCCTGCGCCCGCAGGGAGTGGCAGTGGATCAAGAGGGGCGCATCATCGTGGCTGATTCCAGGAACCACCGGGTGCAGATATTTGAGTCAAATGGTAGCTTTTTATGCAAGTTTGGCACTCAGGGAAGCGGCTTTGGTCAGATGGACCGTCCTTCAGGTATAGCCGTCACCCCTGATGGCATGATTGTTGTGGTCGACTTTGGAAACAATCGAATTCTCGTCTTCTAATCTGTGTTTGAATTAGGAAGAAACTGTCTCAGGGAAATTCTTctaagagaaaatgaaaaaatacaacgTTAATTCAAACCTACctcatctttaatttttttacagaTGAATGTACTTATCTTTTCTGCAGGGAGTGAGCCTGTAAAGTTAAATTCTATCTACCTCATtgtcctcccttccctccctggtTTCTCGCCCCCTTCTCATCCCCACACACTCACAGTTCAGAACGTTTTACCTCTCCCCCGATGGGGTTTCATGCACAAACAAGTGTTGCTGTGCACATTAGGTGGTTTGTGTGGTGAGTTCTGTAGACTAAGCCAAAAAAGGCTCTATGTAACTTTATAAATGGAGAAAATGATAGTAGGTGTTTATAGAGAATTTGTGTTCTTGACCATACTGCAGTTCTGTGGGTGGGGACATGGGAGGGGGGGacttttgtgttttggttttttttttttttgaattgctgctgcagcagagaactCTTTCCTGTTCTCCTTTTTATACCTCAGTGTGTTTGATTTACTGGCAAGCACAGTGTCTTGTTCCCAGATTACTTTGAACATTTTGCGAAAGTGAGTGGGATTCACTCGCTGGGAAGAGCAAGTTTGCATCTTTTTGgcatttctgtgtatttttttccttaaacacaGTAATCCGACAGCACAAAGTGAAGCTGATGAAAATGCACAAAATTTCTTTAAGTTTAAACCAAATTGTTCATTTTAGTGGCTTAGTGCGGTCGTTGTAAAGTTTAGAGAAAAAGCAAGGCTTCCTTTAACGTATCCTGTCATTGAGTATTTCTTTTTACCCTTTCACCTGAAAGCTAAATTAGTTTTAAAGAGATTGTTTCTTTTATCAGTGCACCTAATCTGGATAACAGAAGAGGTTACAAGGAGCATTGAAACAGGGAAAATCAAACCCTTTTgatttactttcttttgaaatgactagctttttttttgcccctcCCCATAGAGAGACTTTAAGGGAATAACGTTTGGATTTGTTAGAACAGAAGTGGTACCTTTTTCCAAAAGTAAGAAATAAGCACAGCTTTGGAGATTCAGGGTGCGTTTTGGAGAAGTCAACAGTTTGTGTTAAGAGGATTGCAATAACTCTTATCAGtgacaaagacattttttaaaatcttctggCTTCCCTAGAGAGCTGGACTGAAAAATTTGGGATGGTTTACTGTAGTTTTTAGGGTGGGCTGGCCCCTGTGGGCTCTGTGTATCTCTTGCTACAGATCCAAGTGAAGTTACCAGTACCAGCATAAAGCAAACTGCATCAAGAGGgaactttgctgcttttttcccagGGCAGTACCAAAGAATTCTGTGTAAAATAAATGCGTATGATACTTAAGAGCTTGGAGGCAGGGGGAAGTTAGCCCTTTTGGggatataaaaaacaaaagcttttctgagaagcagaaaCTTCTTGGGAGAATAGAGAGATCTCTAGCAAAATGTGACTTTGAGtccctggaagtattttatttgatttcttgCATTCCAGTTTAGCTGTTAATGCAGATATGGTCTCTACCGAGCTGTTGCTTCACCCTCTGGATAAGGCCTTTGGTGGCAAATAAGAATGGTTAAAATAGGGAATAGAgggcttttctgtctctctgcagtGGAAAAACTAATGTATCAGTCCTCTTAGGCTTGGAAATGCCATGGGATTTACCTTACTGTTGGCAAGAGAAGATCTCTGAAACATAAACATGGTTGTTATCTAAAAAGTCTGAAGAGCCTTAACCATCCTTCAAGGAAAGGGTTCATCTCTCTGCCAGCCACCATGCACAAAAGTGACCCGAGATTGAAAGGCTCTCTTACAAGTTTGTGAGAAATCACAAGGTGCACTTtccttcttgctgcttttcccctccAAGGAGTGTTAACTTTCTGGGTTTTGTAGAAATCCTGATGATGTGTGCAGACTGATAGCTGCCACTTTGAGGAGGCTTAAACTAAAGGACCGGAAGGAG contains the following coding sequences:
- the TRIM71 gene encoding E3 ubiquitin-protein ligase TRIM71, whose protein sequence is MASFPESDFQICPLCKEMCGSPAPLSSNSSTSSSSSQTSSSSGGGGGGSSCGGPPRRLHVLPCLHAFCRQCLEAQRHPGAGDALKLRCPICDQKVVISEPSGMDALPSSNFLLSNLLDVVVVAAAADEQKNGRASGAGPAAGSGAGGGGGGGNNRHHGRPPPPPHRAAGSSPAAAASAAPSSTSSSSSSSSGGGGGGSAALLLRRPHSRQGEPRCSSCDEGNAASSRCLDCQEHLCDNCVRAHQRVRLTKDHFIERFAAAAPPGPAAAAGPAAPLALSPPYPASPYNILSVFPDRASYCQHHDDEVLHFYCDTCSVPICRECTMGRHVGHSFIYLQDALQDSRTLTIQLLADAQQGRQAIQLSIEQAQAVAEQVEMKAKVVQSEVKAVTTRHKKALEERECELLWKVEKIRQVKAKSLYLQVEKLRQNLNKLDNTISAVQQVLEEGRTMDILLARDRMLAQVQELKNVRGLLQPQEDDRIMFTPPDQALYMAIKSMGFVSSGAFAPLTKATGEGLKRALQGKVASFTVIGYDHDGEPRLSGGDMISAVVMGPDGNLFGADVSDQQNGTYLISYRPQLEGEHLVSVMMCNQHIENSPFKVVVKSGRSYIGIGLPGLSFGSEGDSDGKLCRPWGVSVDKEGYIIVADRSNNRIQVFKPCGTFHHKFGTLGSRPGQFDRPAGVACDISRRIVVADKDNHRIQIFTFEGQFILKFGEKGTKNGQFNYPWDVAVNTEGKILVSDTRNHRVQLFGPDGVFLNKYGFEGALWKHFDSPRGVTFNHEGHLVVTDFNNHRLLVIHPDCQSARFLGSEGTGNGQFLRPQGVAVDQEGRIIVADSRNHRVQIFESNGSFLCKFGTQGSGFGQMDRPSGIAVTPDGMIVVVDFGNNRILVF